The following nucleotide sequence is from Streptomyces caniferus.
GGACGGGTCGTTGAACCCGTTGGCGAAGCGGTCGGCGACGGGCTGGAGCTGGCCGGCCGCGCCGATGATGTTGAGGACGTGCTCCGGCGGCGGGCCCAGCATCGCGTTCGTCCACTTGGTGACGTGCTGGGCGGTGTTCCAGTAGCGGTCGAAGGCGGTCTGCATCCACTCCCCGTCGAAGGGCCGGTCACCGCGCTCGACGATGGAGGCCAGGTAGGAGGCGGCGCACTTGGAGGCCGAGTTGGAGCCCTGGCCGGTGATCGGGTCGTTGGCGACCACGACGTCCGCGACACCGAGCACCAGACCACCGGAGGGCAGCCGGCCGATGGGGTTGCGCACGGTGGGGGCGTAGCGTCCGGCCAGCGTGCCGTTGGCGTCGGTCAGCTCGACCTTGGTGGCGCGGGCGTACTCCCAGGGCAGGAACTTCTCCATCAGCTCCAGCGTCAGGGCGAGGTGCTCGTTGGGGTCCTTGACGCCCTGGAAGGCGTCCAGCGGACCGCCGGGGATGCCCTCCCAGAAGAGGATGTCGGCGCGGCCGGAGGTGGTGAGCGTCGGCATGACGAACAGCTCGCCGACGCCGGGCACCAGGTTGCAGCGCACCGCTTCGAACTCGGGGTGCTCGGGGCGCGGGCCCATGCCCTGGACGTAGGCGACGGCGAGCGCGCGCTGCGGAGCGTCGTACGGGGAGCGGGAGTCGTCCCGGCCGAACATGGACACCAGCTCGCCCTTGCCGGCCGAGACCATCGTCAGGTCGTAGCGGCTCGCGAAGAAGTCCAGGTCGGAGACGGCCGCGCCGTGGATGACGAGCTGGCCGCCGCGCTGCGCGAAGGTCTCCATCCAGCCGGCCATCTTCACCCGCTGGTCGACGGACTGGGCGTAGCCGTCCAGCTTGCCGACCCAGTCGATGGCGCGCTGCGAGCCCTCGGGCGACTCGTGGCTGCCGGGGGCGGCGACGGAGACGCCGAGGCCCTCGATGCGCGGGGCCTGGCTCTCCCAGAAGTTGATCTGGAGGTCGCGCTCGTTCTGCAGCGCGGTGTCGAACATGCACTGCGTCGACATGACCCGGCCGGCGCGGATCTCGTCGGCGGTGCGGTTGGACATGAGGGTGACCTCATAGCCCTGGGACTGGAGGCCGAGGGCGAGCTGGAGACCGGACTGGCCGGCTCCGACGATGAGTATTTTCCGCATGGCGGCACTCTTCTCTGCTACTGCTGGTGTTCGGGGAGGGGAAGTGGGGGGTGAGGGTGGCCCGCACGGGGCCCGGTGGCCCCCTGCGGGGGCCGGTTACTCGGGCGTGGTCTCCAGGGCGTGGCCGACCAGCGCGAGCAGCGACTCGATCACCGTGACCCGCTTCCGCGCGTCCATGATCACAACAGGCACGTGCGCCGGCACGGTCAACGCGTCGCGCACATGCTCGACGGCGAAGGCCTCGGTCCCCTCGAAGTGGTTGACCGCGACGACGTACGGCAGTCCGCAGCTCTCGAAGTAGTCCAGTGCCGGGAAGCAGTCCTCCAGACGCCGGGTGTCGGCCATCACGATCGCACCGATCGCGCCGCGCACCAGGTCGTCCCACATGAACCAGAAGCGCTGCTGTCCGGGCGTGCCGAACAGGTACAGCACCAGCTCCTGGTCGAGGGTGATCCGCCCGAAGTCCATCGCGACCGTGGTCGTGGTCTTCTCCGGGGTGGCGGTCAGATCGTCCGTCTCCGCGCTGGCCTGGGTCATCACCGCCTCGGTCTGGAGCGGGGTGATCTCCGAGACCGATTTGACGAACGTGGTCTTTCCGACGCCGAAACCGCCCGCCACCACGATCTTGGTGGCGATCGGTGCCCGCGAACGGTCCGTCTGCCAGCTCTGCAGCCCCGCGTCGGCGGCCGTGGCCACCGGGTCGGACGGGCTCACGGAACCGGGGGTCGCCGTCGGCCCGGCCGATATCGTGTCAGAGCCTGTGAAGTCCACTCAGCACCCTTTCGAGCAGCGCGCGGTCGGGCCGGCCGGAGCCGTGCCCGGTGCCGTAGACGCGAATCTTTCCCTGGTCGGCGAGGTCGCTGAGCAGTACACGGACCACGCCCAGCGGCATCTTGAGGAGTGCGGAGATCTCCGCGACCGAGCGCATCCGGCGGCACAGCTCGACGATGGCGCGCATCTCCGGCATCACCCGGTCGCCCCAGCCGCCGGATGTCAGCTCGCGGCGCTCCTCGGGCGCCTCCAGCGCGGCCACGAAGGTCTCGACGAGCAGGACATGGCCGAATCGCGTCCGGCCGCCGGTGAGCGAGTACGGCCGCACGCGCGAGGGTTTCCGCTCCCCGCCGCGTACCGGGAGTTTGCGACTGCTGCTCATGCCGAAACCTCGCTTCGTCCGCCCTCGCACTCGCTCGGGGCGCACCTCTCCATGGTCCGCTCACTACGTTCGCTCACTGGGCGTTCTCCATCGACTTACGCAATTCGGTGCGGAGTTCGGGGGTGAGGACATGACCGGCCCGGCCGACGAACAGCGCCATGTGGTAGGCGATGACGCTCATATCGCAATCCGGGGTGGCATGCACCCCGAGCAGCGAGCCGTCACTGATCGACATGACGAACAGGCTGCCCTCGTCCATCGTGATCATCGTCTGCTTGACCGCTCCGCCGTCCATCAGCTTCGCGGCACCCTGGGTGAGGCTGCCCAGCCCGGACACGATGGTGGCCAGGTCCGCGCTGGATCCGCGCGGGCCGTCATCGCCGCCAGGCCGGGCCGCTTCCTCCGCCCGGCCGGGGTCGGACGACAGCAGGAGCAGGCCGTCGGAGGAGACCACCGCGACCGAGTGGATTCCTGGTACCTCTTCGACCAGGTTGGTCAGCAGCCAATGCAGATTCCTTGCCTGACTGCTCAGACCTTGTCCGTAAGCAGTGGGCGCTTGCGCCTTCAATCGCGTGCCTCCTCGACAACGTGGCTCTCTCCCGGGGCCCCCGCTCCGTCGGTGTCCGTCTGTGGGATGGTCAGCTCCGCTGTACGTTCTGCGATCTCGGCTTCGACCTCTCGCCGGCCGTCTCGCGCCCCCGCCTGAAATCCGCCGAGCCGGCGCCGCAGCGCCTCGGCGTTGGCCGCACCGCTCTTGCGCGGCGCGGTCGGCGCCTGGTTCTGCGCCACGACCTTCGGGGTGCGCTTGGGCAGCCCCATGGAGGTCGTCCGTCGCTCCCCCGCGGGCGGGGCGGCGGCGGTCTGTGGGTCGGCCGGTGCTTCGGCCGGGGACACGTCGGCGGGTGCCGCGGCCGTGTCCGTGGGGGTGGCGTCCGTCCCGGGGCGCGCCTGCGGGTCCGGACCGTTGGCGTACGGGTCGGACGAGGGCGCACCGGCTCCGGAGGGCTCGCTGCCGGGAGCGGCGGGCGCCGGGTCGGCGGCCGAGGTGCCGCCGTCCTCGGGCCGGAGGTTCCGGCCGGCGCCGCTGGTGGTGGCGGCGTAGGGGCCGGGCGACTGCGGGCCGTAGGGGCTCGGTTCGGACCCCGCGTACGTGGTGGGGCCGGCCGGCGGGGCGTTGGCGGGTGCCGGTGCGCCGGGCGCCGGTTCGGCCGGGACGCCGAGTCCGGCCGCGTCGATCGCGCGCTCCGCGGCGGCGACGAACGGGTCGGCGGAAGCGGGGTCCGCGTCGGGGGTGCCGTCGTGGCCGGCTGCCGGTGCGGGCTCCTGGCCGTCGGGCCGGCCGGCGGGCGCGGGGGTGTCCTGGGCCGGGCCCTGGCCGGTCTCCTGCGCCGGGAACGCGGTGGCGGCCGCGGGGCCGGCCACCGCTGCCGGGTCGTGCCGCGCCACCCGGGTCGGGAGCGCGTTGGAGTTCGCCTCGGCGACCGAGCCGGGCAGGCCCGGGGTGTGGGCCACGTCCCGGGGCGCACTCGCCGGGGAGGACGACGGGGCCGGGCGGGTGGGCAGGATCGAGCCGGGCAGCACGATGACGGCGGTGACGCCGCCCTGCTTCGCGTCCCGCAGCTGCACCCGGACACCGTGCCGGGCGGCCAGCCGTACGACCACGTACAGGCCCAGG
It contains:
- a CDS encoding GTP-binding protein — translated: MSPSDPVATAADAGLQSWQTDRSRAPIATKIVVAGGFGVGKTTFVKSVSEITPLQTEAVMTQASAETDDLTATPEKTTTTVAMDFGRITLDQELVLYLFGTPGQQRFWFMWDDLVRGAIGAIVMADTRRLEDCFPALDYFESCGLPYVVAVNHFEGTEAFAVEHVRDALTVPAHVPVVIMDARKRVTVIESLLALVGHALETTPE
- a CDS encoding styrene monooxygenase/indole monooxygenase family protein, whose amino-acid sequence is MRKILIVGAGQSGLQLALGLQSQGYEVTLMSNRTADEIRAGRVMSTQCMFDTALQNERDLQINFWESQAPRIEGLGVSVAAPGSHESPEGSQRAIDWVGKLDGYAQSVDQRVKMAGWMETFAQRGGQLVIHGAAVSDLDFFASRYDLTMVSAGKGELVSMFGRDDSRSPYDAPQRALAVAYVQGMGPRPEHPEFEAVRCNLVPGVGELFVMPTLTTSGRADILFWEGIPGGPLDAFQGVKDPNEHLALTLELMEKFLPWEYARATKVELTDANGTLAGRYAPTVRNPIGRLPSGGLVLGVADVVVANDPITGQGSNSASKCAASYLASIVERGDRPFDGEWMQTAFDRYWNTAQHVTKWTNAMLGPPPEHVLNIIGAAGQLQPVADRFANGFNDPSDFENFFYDPDKANAYLASLTG
- a CDS encoding DUF742 domain-containing protein, yielding MSSSRKLPVRGGERKPSRVRPYSLTGGRTRFGHVLLVETFVAALEAPEERRELTSGGWGDRVMPEMRAIVELCRRMRSVAEISALLKMPLGVVRVLLSDLADQGKIRVYGTGHGSGRPDRALLERVLSGLHRL
- a CDS encoding roadblock/LC7 domain-containing protein, yielding MKAQAPTAYGQGLSSQARNLHWLLTNLVEEVPGIHSVAVVSSDGLLLLSSDPGRAEEAARPGGDDGPRGSSADLATIVSGLGSLTQGAAKLMDGGAVKQTMITMDEGSLFVMSISDGSLLGVHATPDCDMSVIAYHMALFVGRAGHVLTPELRTELRKSMENAQ